From Cellulomonas fimi ATCC 484, a single genomic window includes:
- a CDS encoding molybdopterin-dependent oxidoreductase: protein MALRRSDADAALAGVAAGAVTVGTGALVAALTGASSDPLVAVGAAFVDATPAWLKDWAAGTFGTADKAVLGGGEVLVLALLAALAGVLAHRRWAWGATLVVALGAVAGLAAMARPDAGVLAPLPAVAGAAAGLLTLRALVRRIPDDASTAADVDRPARARAGLPDGAGPTDGDRVRAPADEGSASGPSRRALLVGVGVAGAAGLLGVALGRVAGASRRGVQAVRDAIRLPAPARTAAPVPADVQVEGVGPWATPTDAFYRIDTALVVPQVDPATWRLRVHGLVEREVELTWDELLGSDLVEAWVTLACVSNPVGGDLVGNQRWLGLPIRDVLARARPTAEADMVLSRSVDGFTASTPLEVLTDDRDALLAVAMDGAPLPPEHGFPVRMVVPGLYGYVSATKWVVDLEVTRFDAASAYWTERGWSERGPVKTQSRFEVPRAGARVAAGDVVVAGTAWAQHRGVTRVQVRVDDGAWQDAELAGDGGVDTWRHWRWTWRAEPGEHRLLVRAFDPDGPQTGEQQDVVPDGATGYDTLTLTVD, encoded by the coding sequence GTGGCCCTGCGGCGGTCCGACGCGGACGCGGCCCTCGCCGGCGTCGCCGCCGGTGCGGTCACCGTCGGGACCGGTGCGCTCGTCGCCGCGCTCACCGGCGCGTCCTCGGACCCGCTCGTCGCCGTCGGCGCCGCGTTCGTCGACGCCACGCCCGCGTGGCTCAAGGACTGGGCGGCCGGCACCTTCGGCACCGCGGACAAGGCCGTCCTCGGCGGCGGCGAGGTGCTCGTGCTCGCGCTGCTCGCCGCGCTGGCGGGCGTCCTGGCGCACCGCCGCTGGGCGTGGGGCGCCACGCTCGTCGTCGCGCTCGGCGCCGTCGCCGGGCTCGCCGCGATGGCCCGTCCCGACGCGGGGGTGCTGGCCCCGCTGCCCGCCGTCGCGGGGGCAGCGGCCGGGCTGCTGACCCTGCGCGCCCTCGTGCGGCGCATCCCCGACGACGCATCGACGGCCGCCGACGTCGACCGGCCCGCGCGCGCGAGGGCCGGGCTGCCCGACGGAGCCGGTCCCACGGACGGCGACCGCGTGCGGGCTCCCGCCGACGAGGGGTCCGCGTCCGGTCCGAGCCGGCGCGCGCTGCTCGTCGGCGTGGGCGTCGCGGGCGCGGCCGGGCTGCTCGGGGTCGCGCTCGGGCGGGTCGCGGGCGCGTCGCGGCGGGGCGTCCAGGCGGTGCGCGACGCGATCCGGCTGCCCGCGCCCGCACGCACCGCCGCGCCCGTGCCCGCCGACGTGCAGGTCGAGGGTGTCGGGCCGTGGGCCACGCCGACCGACGCGTTCTACCGGATCGACACCGCGCTCGTGGTGCCGCAGGTCGACCCCGCGACGTGGCGGCTGCGCGTGCACGGGCTCGTCGAGCGTGAGGTCGAGCTGACCTGGGACGAGCTGCTGGGGTCCGACCTCGTCGAGGCGTGGGTGACGCTCGCCTGCGTGTCCAACCCCGTGGGCGGCGACCTCGTCGGGAACCAGCGCTGGCTCGGGCTGCCGATCCGGGACGTGCTCGCACGCGCCCGGCCGACCGCCGAGGCCGACATGGTGCTCTCGCGCAGCGTCGACGGGTTCACCGCGTCCACCCCGCTGGAGGTGCTGACCGACGACAGGGACGCGCTGCTGGCCGTCGCGATGGACGGCGCTCCCCTCCCACCGGAGCACGGGTTCCCCGTCCGGATGGTCGTCCCCGGTCTGTACGGGTACGTGTCGGCGACGAAGTGGGTCGTCGACCTCGAGGTCACGCGGTTCGACGCCGCGAGCGCGTACTGGACCGAGCGCGGCTGGTCCGAGCGCGGGCCGGTGAAGACGCAGTCGCGGTTCGAGGTCCCGCGCGCGGGCGCACGGGTCGCGGCGGGCGACGTCGTGGTGGCCGGGACGGCGTGGGCGCAGCACCGGGGCGTCACGCGCGTGCAGGTGCGGGTCGACGACGGCGCCTGGCAGGACGCGGAGCTCGCGGGCGACGGCGGCGTCGACACGTGGCGGCACTGGCGGTGGACGTGGCGGGCCGAGCCCGGTGAGCACCGGCTGCTCGTCCGCGCGTTCGACCCCGACGGCCCGCAGACCGGCGAGCAGCAGGACGTCGTGCCCGACGGCGCGACGGGCTACGACACGCTCACGCTGACGGTCGACTGA
- a CDS encoding HIT family protein: protein MTTLFTRIIDGEIPGRFVWADDVAVAFTTIAPITDGHTLVVPRAEIVELTQAPDDVLAHLTRVARTIGQAQQAAWSAPRVALLVAGFEVPHLHLHVLPAWDESSLTFANARHDVPAEDLDAAAGRVRSALRDAGHGAHVPAALDSPAI, encoded by the coding sequence ATGACCACCCTGTTCACGCGCATCATCGACGGCGAGATCCCCGGACGCTTCGTGTGGGCCGACGACGTCGCCGTCGCGTTCACGACCATCGCCCCCATCACCGACGGGCACACCCTCGTCGTGCCGCGCGCGGAGATCGTCGAGCTGACCCAGGCGCCCGACGACGTCCTCGCGCACCTCACGCGCGTGGCCCGGACGATCGGTCAGGCGCAGCAGGCTGCGTGGTCCGCGCCGCGCGTCGCGCTGCTCGTCGCCGGGTTCGAGGTGCCGCACCTGCACCTGCACGTGCTGCCCGCGTGGGACGAGTCGAGCCTGACCTTCGCGAACGCGCGCCACGACGTGCCCGCCGAGGACCTCGACGCGGCAGCCGGGCGCGTGCGCTCCGCGCTCCGCGACGCCGGCCACGGCGCGCACGTCCCCGCCGCCCTCGACTCCCCCGCGATCTGA
- a CDS encoding ABC transporter permease, whose product MSTSTSDLGTWHAIRLVAGREIRTRLTSKAFLWTTVALVAAVVVGGVVIGLVSNRTPEPQAVGLVPAASSAAAPLTATADAAGVPVETHDVADAAAGEDLVADGELDLVVTGTSPLTVVVQESVPEPLEAVLASLAQQLALADAVTDLGGDPAEVAVQVAGAAPEVTSLQQTPEVDGAQVAAGYLAGILLFIGLMTAGQIVAQGVVEEKTSRVVELLLATLRPTHLMAGKVLGIGVIGLGQVALVVLAGGGTALAFGLLDSSTLDLGATAAWALIWFVIGFAMYALLLGALSALVSRQEDVGAVIGPVIWLMIVPYMIAISITPWDPDNPLVRWLSFVPFCAPMIMPVRVALGAVETWEILVAVALSLALVPVLVWFAGRVYANAVLHSGGRMKLRDALRGTTTAA is encoded by the coding sequence ATGAGCACGAGCACAAGCGACCTCGGCACGTGGCACGCGATCCGGCTCGTCGCCGGCCGCGAGATCCGCACGCGGCTCACGTCCAAGGCGTTCCTGTGGACGACGGTCGCGCTCGTCGCCGCCGTCGTGGTCGGCGGTGTGGTCATCGGGCTCGTGAGCAACCGCACGCCCGAGCCGCAGGCCGTCGGGCTCGTCCCCGCCGCGTCGTCCGCCGCCGCGCCGCTGACCGCGACCGCCGACGCCGCGGGGGTCCCCGTCGAGACGCACGACGTGGCCGACGCGGCCGCGGGCGAGGACCTCGTCGCGGACGGCGAGCTCGACCTCGTCGTGACCGGGACGAGCCCGCTCACGGTCGTCGTGCAGGAGAGCGTCCCCGAGCCGCTCGAAGCGGTCCTCGCCTCGCTCGCGCAGCAGCTCGCGCTCGCCGACGCCGTCACCGACCTCGGGGGCGACCCCGCCGAGGTCGCCGTGCAGGTCGCGGGCGCCGCGCCCGAGGTCACCTCGCTGCAGCAGACGCCCGAGGTCGACGGCGCGCAGGTCGCCGCGGGCTACCTCGCCGGGATCCTGCTGTTCATCGGTCTCATGACCGCCGGGCAGATCGTCGCGCAGGGCGTCGTCGAGGAGAAGACGAGCCGCGTCGTCGAGCTGCTGCTCGCCACGCTGCGCCCGACGCACCTCATGGCCGGCAAGGTCCTCGGCATCGGCGTCATCGGGCTCGGGCAGGTGGCGCTCGTCGTGCTCGCCGGCGGGGGGACGGCGCTCGCGTTCGGGCTGCTCGACTCCAGCACGCTCGACCTGGGCGCGACCGCGGCGTGGGCGCTGATCTGGTTCGTCATCGGGTTCGCGATGTACGCGCTGCTGCTCGGCGCGCTGTCCGCGCTCGTCTCCCGCCAGGAGGACGTCGGCGCCGTGATCGGGCCCGTCATCTGGCTCATGATCGTGCCGTACATGATCGCGATCAGCATCACGCCCTGGGACCCCGACAACCCGCTCGTGCGGTGGCTGTCGTTCGTGCCGTTCTGCGCGCCCATGATCATGCCGGTGCGCGTCGCGCTCGGCGCGGTCGAGACGTGGGAGATCCTCGTCGCCGTCGCCCTGTCGCTCGCGCTCGTGCCCGTGCTCGTGTGGTTCGCGGGGCGCGTCTACGCCAACGCGGTGCTGCACTCGGGCGGCCGCATGAAGCTGCGGGACGCGCTGCGCGGCACGACGACCGCGGCCTAG
- a CDS encoding ABC transporter ATP-binding protein — protein sequence MSSLAFDALTKSYGTVQALRGLTFEVRAGEIFGFVGSNGAGKSTAMRIALGVLAADSGTVSWDGRPVDHAVRRRIGYMPEERGLYPRMKVGEQLVYLARLHGLDPAAARTSMERWTDVLGVAARRDDEVLKLSLGNQQRVQLAAALVHRPDILVLDEPFSGLDPVAVDVMSGVLREQAAAGVPVIFSSHQLELVERLSDRVGIVRAGSMVAVGGIDELRTTGSRRWVVDGPPPDRWLAHVPTVRHVGDASSDGRTVVEAAPGAPADVDQDVLRAALAAGAVREFAVQRPTLTELYRHVVTSDATAQAGDRA from the coding sequence GTGTCCAGCCTCGCGTTCGACGCACTCACCAAGTCGTACGGCACCGTCCAGGCGCTGCGCGGCCTGACGTTCGAGGTCCGCGCCGGGGAGATCTTCGGCTTCGTCGGCTCCAACGGCGCGGGCAAGTCGACCGCCATGCGGATCGCGCTCGGCGTCCTCGCCGCGGACTCCGGCACGGTGTCCTGGGACGGACGGCCCGTGGACCACGCGGTCCGTCGTCGCATCGGGTACATGCCCGAGGAACGCGGCCTCTACCCGCGCATGAAGGTCGGCGAGCAGCTCGTCTACCTCGCGCGGCTGCACGGCCTCGACCCCGCCGCGGCCCGCACGTCGATGGAGCGCTGGACCGACGTGCTGGGCGTCGCGGCGCGGCGCGACGACGAGGTGCTCAAGCTCTCGCTCGGCAACCAGCAGCGTGTGCAGCTCGCCGCGGCACTCGTGCACCGGCCCGACATCCTCGTGCTCGACGAGCCGTTCTCGGGTCTCGACCCCGTCGCCGTCGACGTCATGAGCGGGGTGCTGCGCGAGCAGGCCGCCGCGGGCGTCCCCGTCATCTTCTCCTCGCACCAGCTCGAGCTCGTCGAGCGGCTGTCCGACCGGGTCGGCATCGTCCGCGCCGGGTCGATGGTGGCGGTCGGGGGCATCGACGAGCTGCGGACCACCGGGTCGCGGCGGTGGGTCGTCGACGGGCCGCCGCCCGACCGGTGGCTCGCGCACGTGCCGACCGTCCGCCACGTGGGCGACGCGAGCAGCGACGGCCGCACGGTCGTCGAGGCGGCACCCGGAGCACCGGCCGACGTCGACCAGGACGTCCTGCGCGCCGCGCTCGCCGCCGGCGCCGTGCGCGAGTTCGCGGTGCAGCGGCCCACCCTGACCGAGCTGTACCGGCACGTCGTCACGAGCGACGCCACCGCGCAGGCGGGAGACCGCGCATGA
- a CDS encoding DUF1697 domain-containing protein, giving the protein MSAVVALLRAVNVGGRTVKAAQLRAAAEGLGHTDVATYANSGNVVLVPGGGASAADVATGLSRALHEELGFDVPVVTRTAAEWDRLVGVLPFAAQAREDPTHVVVCCWDGVPDVASVRSFDASRYGEEVVVWHGTEAYVHYPTGQGRSRLTLDVLSRAAGRVGTARNWRTVLALQEMARERSR; this is encoded by the coding sequence ATGAGTGCCGTCGTCGCCCTGCTGCGGGCCGTCAACGTCGGGGGTCGCACCGTGAAGGCCGCGCAGCTGCGCGCCGCCGCCGAGGGCCTCGGGCACACCGACGTCGCGACGTACGCGAACAGCGGGAACGTCGTGCTCGTGCCGGGCGGCGGCGCATCCGCGGCCGACGTCGCGACCGGCCTGTCGCGCGCGCTGCACGAGGAGCTCGGGTTCGACGTACCCGTCGTCACGCGCACCGCGGCCGAGTGGGACCGGCTCGTCGGCGTCCTGCCGTTCGCCGCGCAGGCGCGCGAGGACCCGACGCACGTCGTCGTGTGCTGCTGGGACGGCGTGCCCGACGTCGCGTCGGTGCGCTCGTTCGACGCGTCCCGCTACGGCGAGGAGGTCGTCGTCTGGCACGGCACGGAGGCGTACGTGCACTACCCGACCGGGCAGGGCCGCTCGCGGCTCACGCTCGACGTGCTGTCCCGCGCGGCCGGGCGGGTCGGGACGGCGCGCAACTGGCGGACCGTCCTCGCGCTGCAGGAGATGGCCCGCGAACGCTCCCGCTGA
- the nirB gene encoding nitrite reductase large subunit NirB: protein MNSRHLVVVGGGMVAQRLVEALRDRDAAGTWRITVLAEEPRRPYDRVALTSYFSGRKPEELELGDAALWDDPLVTLVRDDAVTAVDRDARTVTAASGRTYAYDHLVLATGSYAWVPPTEGADLPGVFVYRTIDDVAALRGYVEKLQEDLRRPVRGAVLGGGLLGLEAAGALHALGAQATVLQVGSHLMDTQLDLGGGEALRRLINAIGIGVRVNAMTVRIRPHRRGGVGRLDLADGGRVDADVVVVAAGVRPRDELARAAGLEVGPRGGVVVDDTCLSSDPAVSAVGEVACIQGACIGLVAPGYAMAEVTADRLLGGAAEFPGADTATKLKLAGVDVASFGDAFGRTEGALELVWADPVAGVYKKLVMSDDARTLLGGVLVGDASAYASLRPMLGRELPGDPAAFLLPEGGGSGAPDLELPDDAGVCSCNNVSAGTIRAAVTEHGCTDVGAVKACTRAGTSCGSCLPLVKKLVTTELSKQGITVSSALCEHFALSRAQLYDAVLVSGVRSFTEVVERFGTRAEGRGCDICKPAVASILATTAPAHVLEGERAALQDTNDHVMANLQKDGSYSVVPRIPGGEVTPEGLIAIGEVAKDFGLYTKITGGQRIDMFGARIDQLPLIWQRLVDAGFESGHAYGKSLRTVKSCVGSTWCRFGVQDSVALAVLLELRYRGLRSPHKLKMGVSGCARECAEARGKDVGVIATDKGWNVYVGGNGGFTPKHAVLLAEDLSTEDLIRTIDRFLLYYIRTADRLQRTAPWLEELEGGVDALRGVVLEDTLGIAADLDEQMARHVTEYEDEWRATLEDPEKLRRFASFVNAPQTADPSLAYVPERGQARPATADERDAALRGEPVLVAGTTLEVRA, encoded by the coding sequence ATGAACTCACGTCATCTCGTCGTCGTCGGCGGCGGCATGGTCGCCCAGCGGCTCGTCGAGGCGCTCCGCGACCGCGACGCGGCCGGCACCTGGCGCATCACGGTCCTCGCCGAGGAGCCGCGCCGCCCGTACGACCGCGTGGCCCTCACGAGCTACTTCTCGGGCCGCAAGCCCGAGGAGCTCGAGCTCGGCGACGCCGCGCTGTGGGACGACCCGCTCGTGACGCTGGTGCGCGACGACGCGGTCACGGCCGTGGACCGCGACGCCCGCACGGTCACGGCGGCGTCGGGCCGCACGTACGCCTACGACCACCTGGTGCTCGCCACGGGGTCGTACGCGTGGGTCCCGCCCACGGAGGGCGCCGACCTGCCGGGGGTCTTCGTCTACCGCACGATCGACGACGTCGCAGCGCTGCGCGGGTACGTCGAGAAGCTCCAGGAGGACCTGCGGCGACCCGTGCGCGGCGCGGTCCTGGGCGGCGGCCTGCTCGGCCTGGAGGCCGCGGGCGCGCTGCACGCGCTCGGCGCGCAGGCCACGGTGCTGCAGGTCGGCTCGCACCTCATGGACACGCAGCTCGACCTGGGCGGCGGCGAGGCGCTGCGTCGGCTCATCAACGCCATCGGCATCGGCGTCCGGGTCAACGCCATGACGGTCCGCATCCGCCCGCACCGGCGGGGCGGCGTGGGGCGCCTCGACCTCGCCGACGGCGGTCGCGTCGACGCGGACGTCGTGGTCGTCGCCGCGGGCGTGCGGCCGCGCGACGAGCTCGCGCGCGCGGCCGGGCTGGAGGTCGGCCCCCGCGGCGGTGTCGTGGTCGACGACACGTGCCTGTCGTCGGACCCGGCGGTCTCGGCGGTCGGCGAGGTGGCGTGCATCCAGGGCGCCTGCATCGGGCTCGTCGCCCCGGGGTACGCGATGGCCGAGGTCACCGCGGACCGTCTGCTGGGCGGGGCGGCGGAGTTCCCCGGGGCGGACACCGCGACCAAGCTCAAGCTCGCCGGCGTGGACGTCGCGAGCTTCGGCGACGCGTTCGGCCGCACCGAGGGTGCGCTCGAGCTCGTCTGGGCCGACCCGGTCGCGGGCGTCTACAAGAAGCTCGTCATGTCGGACGACGCGCGCACGCTGCTCGGCGGCGTCCTCGTGGGCGACGCGTCCGCGTACGCGAGCCTGCGCCCGATGCTGGGCCGCGAGCTGCCGGGCGACCCGGCCGCGTTCCTGCTGCCCGAGGGCGGCGGGTCCGGTGCGCCCGACCTCGAGCTGCCCGACGACGCGGGCGTCTGCTCGTGCAACAACGTCTCCGCGGGCACCATCCGGGCGGCCGTCACGGAGCACGGCTGCACCGACGTGGGTGCCGTCAAGGCGTGCACCAGGGCCGGCACGTCCTGCGGCTCGTGCCTCCCGCTGGTCAAGAAGCTCGTCACGACCGAGCTGTCCAAGCAGGGCATCACCGTGAGCAGCGCGCTGTGCGAGCACTTCGCGCTGTCCCGCGCGCAGCTCTACGACGCCGTCCTGGTCTCGGGCGTGCGCTCGTTCACCGAGGTCGTCGAGCGGTTCGGCACCCGGGCCGAGGGGCGCGGCTGCGACATCTGCAAGCCGGCCGTCGCGTCGATCCTCGCCACGACCGCCCCGGCGCACGTCCTGGAGGGCGAGCGCGCGGCGCTGCAGGACACCAACGACCACGTCATGGCGAACCTCCAGAAGGACGGCTCGTACTCGGTCGTGCCGCGCATCCCCGGCGGGGAGGTCACGCCCGAGGGGCTCATCGCGATCGGCGAGGTCGCCAAGGACTTCGGGCTCTACACGAAGATCACGGGCGGCCAGCGGATCGACATGTTCGGCGCCCGCATCGACCAGCTCCCGCTCATCTGGCAGCGGCTCGTCGACGCCGGGTTCGAGTCGGGGCACGCGTACGGCAAGTCGCTGCGGACCGTGAAGTCGTGCGTCGGCTCGACGTGGTGCCGGTTCGGCGTGCAGGACTCGGTGGCGCTCGCGGTGCTCCTCGAGCTGCGGTACCGCGGCCTGCGCTCGCCGCACAAGCTCAAGATGGGCGTCTCCGGCTGCGCACGCGAGTGCGCGGAGGCCCGCGGCAAGGACGTCGGCGTGATCGCGACCGACAAGGGCTGGAACGTCTACGTCGGCGGCAACGGCGGCTTCACCCCGAAGCACGCGGTGCTGCTCGCCGAGGACCTGTCCACCGAGGACCTCATCCGCACCATCGACCGGTTCCTCCTGTACTACATCCGCACCGCCGACCGCCTGCAGCGCACCGCGCCGTGGCTGGAGGAGCTCGAGGGCGGCGTCGACGCGCTGCGCGGCGTGGTCCTCGAGGACACGCTCGGCATCGCCGCGGACCTCGACGAGCAGATGGCCCGCCACGTCACCGAGTACGAGGACGAGTGGCGCGCGACGCTCGAGGACCCGGAGAAGCTGCGCCGGTTCGCGTCCTTCGTGAACGCCCCGCAGACGGCCGACCCGTCGCTCGCGTACGTCCCCGAGCGCGGCCAGGCCCGACCCGCCACCGCCGACGAGCGCGACGCCGCGCTGCGCGGCGAACCCGTCCTCGTCGCCGGCACGACCCTGGAGGTGCGCGCATGA
- the nirD gene encoding nitrite reductase small subunit NirD: MTVSETPTLPELRQTGWQPVCALRHLAPERGAAAIFGEHQVALFRLVDDRVLAVDQHDPFSDAYVMSRGIVGSRAVDGVEVPTVASPMYKQVFDLTTGRCLDPAGKVPARGLPADLRAFPVRVVDGVVEVELPDGPVEP; this comes from the coding sequence ATGACCGTCTCGGAGACCCCCACGCTGCCCGAGCTGCGGCAGACCGGCTGGCAGCCGGTGTGCGCGCTGCGGCACCTCGCCCCGGAGCGCGGGGCGGCGGCCATCTTCGGCGAGCACCAGGTCGCCCTGTTCCGGCTCGTCGACGACCGCGTCCTCGCGGTCGACCAGCACGACCCGTTCAGCGACGCGTACGTCATGTCGCGCGGCATCGTGGGCTCGCGAGCGGTCGACGGGGTCGAGGTCCCGACCGTCGCGTCGCCCATGTACAAGCAGGTGTTCGACCTGACGACGGGCCGCTGCCTCGACCCGGCCGGCAAGGTGCCCGCACGGGGCCTGCCCGCGGACCTGCGCGCCTTCCCGGTGCGCGTGGTGGACGGCGTGGTGGAGGTCGAGCTGCCCGACGGGCCGGTGGAGCCGTGA
- the cobA gene encoding uroporphyrinogen-III C-methyltransferase: MLGVDLRGRRVVVVGGGPVAARRVQGLLADAAQVVVVAPALCEVLADMHRWGLVEWRSREVEPSDLDGAWLVHTATGDRATDDAVVAWASQRHTFCVDAGTGTQGTARTPATTRHDEVLVGVVSTGAPDPRRTAAVRDAVDAHLREGRVDLRRHRPGPGRVVLVGGGPGALDLLTLGARRAIAQADVVVTDRLGPVGVLDELAPGVEVVDVGKSPGHHPVPQHEINRILVEQARRGRVVVRLKGGDPFLYGRGGEEVRACREAGVAVEVVPGVSSALAAPAAAGIPLTHRGTVGAVHVMNGHDGWSSAALTGLRDASCTVVVLMGVTVLADLTAQAVAEGVDPATPVAVVEDGTLPTQRVTRATLGDAAARAAAVGVRAPAVVVIGAVAAQGLLDAEPEDAPTAHDGPAAAAAEVPPRTASAGSGTAPVVPHDTMAS; this comes from the coding sequence ATGCTCGGCGTCGACCTGCGGGGCCGGCGCGTCGTGGTGGTCGGGGGCGGCCCGGTCGCGGCCCGCCGGGTGCAGGGCCTGCTCGCCGACGCCGCGCAGGTCGTCGTCGTGGCGCCCGCGCTGTGCGAGGTGCTCGCGGACATGCACCGCTGGGGCCTCGTCGAGTGGCGCTCCCGCGAGGTCGAGCCGAGCGACCTCGACGGCGCGTGGCTCGTGCACACCGCGACGGGCGACCGCGCGACCGACGACGCCGTCGTGGCGTGGGCGTCGCAGCGGCACACGTTCTGCGTCGACGCGGGCACGGGCACGCAGGGCACCGCGCGCACCCCGGCCACGACGCGGCACGACGAGGTCCTCGTCGGCGTCGTCTCGACGGGCGCACCTGACCCGCGGCGCACCGCCGCCGTGCGCGACGCGGTCGACGCGCACCTGCGCGAGGGCCGCGTGGACCTGCGCCGGCACCGCCCGGGCCCGGGCCGGGTCGTCCTGGTGGGCGGCGGTCCGGGGGCCCTGGACCTGCTGACGCTCGGCGCCCGCCGCGCGATCGCGCAGGCCGACGTCGTCGTGACCGACCGCCTCGGTCCGGTCGGGGTGCTCGACGAGCTCGCGCCCGGCGTCGAGGTCGTGGACGTGGGCAAGTCCCCGGGCCACCACCCGGTCCCGCAGCACGAGATCAACCGGATCCTCGTCGAGCAGGCCCGCCGCGGCCGGGTGGTCGTGCGGCTCAAGGGCGGCGACCCGTTCCTGTACGGCCGCGGCGGCGAGGAGGTCCGCGCGTGCCGTGAGGCCGGCGTGGCCGTGGAGGTCGTGCCCGGTGTCTCGAGCGCGCTCGCCGCGCCCGCGGCGGCCGGCATCCCGCTCACGCACCGGGGCACCGTCGGAGCCGTGCACGTGATGAACGGGCACGACGGCTGGTCGTCCGCGGCGCTCACCGGCCTGCGCGACGCGTCGTGCACGGTCGTCGTGCTCATGGGCGTCACGGTGCTGGCGGACCTGACCGCGCAGGCGGTCGCCGAGGGCGTGGACCCGGCGACGCCGGTCGCGGTCGTCGAGGACGGCACCCTGCCGACGCAGCGCGTGACGCGCGCGACGCTCGGCGACGCCGCGGCCCGGGCGGCCGCCGTCGGCGTCCGCGCCCCCGCCGTCGTCGTCATCGGCGCCGTCGCGGCGCAGGGGCTGCTCGACGCCGAGCCCGAGGACGCCCCGACCGCCCACGACGGGCCGGCCGCGGCCGCCGCGGAGGTCCCGCCGCGCACCGCGTCGGCGGGCAGCGGCACCGCCCCGGTCGTCCCGCACGACACAATGGCCTCGTGA
- a CDS encoding uroporphyrinogen-III synthase, whose protein sequence is MSEPIDQTLAGCVVLITADRRSAELAAALGRRGATVRHAPALGMVPHIDDAALLSGTRSLLADPPDTVVVTTGIGFRGWIEAADAAGLAEPLVEMLRGTRIVARGPKARGAIQAAGLTADWVAESETSAEIAQVLLDEGVAGHDIAVQHHGAGADGLDEAFAAAGARVRSLVVYRWGPPPDPAVVTSSVRAVAGGEVDAVVFTSAPGAAAWWEAADAEGVADDIVHHCRAERVVMAAVGPVTARPLLDRGVEPLVPDRGRLGSLVRTLVSHYGGIQALATVAGPLRVYRGAAVLDGHVLPLTPSGLEVLRLLAGARGSVVPRDQVLAVLPGESKDPHAAEVAIARLREATGSRALIRTVVKRGYRLELEETA, encoded by the coding sequence GTGAGCGAGCCGATCGACCAGACCCTCGCCGGGTGCGTCGTCCTGATCACCGCCGACCGTCGGTCGGCGGAGCTCGCTGCCGCCCTCGGCCGCCGCGGTGCCACCGTGCGGCACGCGCCGGCGCTCGGGATGGTGCCGCACATCGACGACGCCGCGCTGCTCTCGGGCACGCGGTCGCTGCTCGCCGACCCGCCGGACACGGTCGTCGTGACGACGGGCATCGGCTTCCGCGGCTGGATCGAGGCCGCCGACGCGGCGGGTCTCGCCGAGCCGCTGGTCGAGATGCTGCGGGGGACCCGGATCGTGGCGCGCGGCCCCAAGGCGCGCGGCGCGATCCAGGCCGCGGGCCTGACCGCCGACTGGGTCGCCGAGTCGGAGACGAGCGCGGAGATCGCGCAGGTCCTGCTCGACGAGGGCGTGGCCGGGCACGACATCGCCGTGCAGCACCACGGTGCGGGAGCCGACGGTCTCGACGAGGCGTTCGCGGCCGCGGGCGCGCGCGTGCGCAGCCTGGTCGTGTACCGGTGGGGGCCGCCGCCCGACCCGGCGGTCGTCACGTCGTCGGTGCGCGCGGTCGCCGGGGGCGAGGTCGACGCGGTCGTGTTCACGTCCGCGCCGGGCGCCGCCGCGTGGTGGGAGGCCGCCGACGCGGAGGGCGTGGCCGACGACATCGTCCACCACTGCCGTGCCGAGCGGGTCGTCATGGCCGCCGTCGGCCCCGTGACCGCGCGGCCGCTGCTCGACCGCGGGGTCGAGCCCCTCGTCCCGGACCGTGGCCGGCTCGGCTCGCTGGTCCGCACGCTCGTGAGCCACTACGGCGGCATCCAGGCGCTCGCCACGGTCGCGGGGCCGTTGCGCGTCTACCGCGGCGCGGCCGTGCTGGACGGTCACGTGCTGCCGCTCACGCCGAGCGGGCTCGAGGTGCTCCGCCTGCTCGCCGGGGCGCGCGGCTCGGTCGTCCCGCGGGACCAGGTGCTGGCCGTGCTGCCCGGCGAGTCGAAGGACCCCCACGCGGCGGAGGTCGCGATCGCCCGGCTGCGGGAGGCGACCGGGAGCCGGGCCCTGATCCGCACGGTCGTCAAGCGTGGCTACCGGCTCGAGCTCGAGGAGACCGCATGA